Proteins from a genomic interval of Triplophysa dalaica isolate WHDGS20190420 chromosome 21, ASM1584641v1, whole genome shotgun sequence:
- the tbr1a gene encoding T-box brain protein 1 isoform X2 — protein sequence MHLHQLPSSSGLTEKRTSVDDDFTCNIGPGEDRVSSSGDSLESEPPLKRFSTGIGNTSHDLTDVRDEDRRARDTARNDGESIDKCLLPDSTQARGDYVSSSDMFLYSGQQHVAPALPAFSGHYVTPHPVIASGQYNGLSYAYSQAYGQTYANNSADYPFHSVPGKAQVYLCNRALWFKFHRHQTEMIVTKQGRRMFPFLSLSISGLDPARHYNIVVDVILADPNHWRFQGGKWVPCGKADTNVTANRVYMHTDSPNTGAHWMRQEISFSKLKLTNNKGAISNSTQMIVLQSLHKYQPRIHVIEIDENGEEASPDGAQTFTFPETQFMAVTAYQNTDVTQLKIDHNPFAKGFRDNYETSYIGCETDQLTPTSDAPRSHTLSASRPITQTQTQDSMTSGQRWFVSSSAAPSYEADINTAALFSYATVGVKSLPNTGGLDCYTSPSGWDLMDSAEISNKTSNLTGWDATLERSTQPNYLQVDGDILEMDRSTLEGNDAGDLTWTETQSSIKSVDSSDFRILQEVKHTSPSISPLSEVQTENRLAGVTG from the exons ATGCACCTGCATCAACTGCCCTCATCCTCCGGACTGACCGAGAAACGGACGAGCGTGGACGATGATTTCACGTGCAACATCGGTCCGGGGGAGGACCGCGTCTCCTCCTCCGGTGACTCGCTGGAGAGCGAGCCTCCGCTGAAAAGATTCTCCACCGGGATAGGAAACACTTCACACGATTTGACGGACGTCAGAGATGAAGACAGGCGCGCTCGGGACACGGCAAGGAATGACGGTGAAAGTATCGACAAGTGTCTTTTACCGGACTCTACTCAAGCGCGGGGAGATTACGTCTCGTCGTCAGATATGTTCTTGTATTCTGGTCAGCAGCACGTTGCGCCCGCGCTCCCGGCGTTCTCGGGTCACTACGTAACACCTCACCCGGTCATCGCCAGCGGGCAGTATAACGGGCTGAGCTACGCGTACTCGCAGGCGTACGGACAAACTTACGCCAATAACAGCGCGGACTATCCGTTTCACTCGGTACCCGGTAAAGCTCAGGTTTACTTGTGTAACCGGGCTCTTTGGTTCAAATTTCACAGACACCAAACAGAAATGATTGTTACTAAACAGGGCCG ACGAATGTTCCCGTTTCTAAGTTTAAGTATTTCTGGTCTTGACCCAGCGCGTCATTATAATATCGTTGTGGATGTCATTTTGGCGGATCCGAACCACTGGAGGTTCCAAGGAGGAAAGTGGGTTCCTTGTGGCAAAGCGGACACTAATGTTACAG cAAACCGAGTGTACATGCACACGGACTCTCCAAACACCGGTGCGCACTGGATGCGTCAGGAGATCTCCTTCAGCAAACTGAAGCTGACAAACAACAAAGGAGCTATTAGCAACTCCACACAG ATGATCGTCCTGCAATCTCTCCACAAGTATCAACCGAGAATACATGTGATCGAAATAGACGAGAACGGAGAGGAAGCAAGTCCTGATGGAGCGCAAACCTTCACCTTTCCCGAGACGCAGTTCATGGCTGTCACAGCTTACCAGAACACTGAT GTAACGCAGCTGAAAATTGATCACAATCCGTTTGCTAAAGGCTTTCGAGACAATTATGAGAC AAGTTACATCGGCTGCGAGACTGACCAGTTGACCCCCACATCCGATGCTCCGCGCTCTCACACCCTGTCTGCATCCCG CCCCATAACCCAGACACAAACTCAAGACAGCATGACGTCTGGCCAGCGCTGGTTTGTTTCCTCCTCAGCTGCTCCATCATATGAAGCTGATATTAACACAGCAGCTCTGTTTTCTTACGCTACAGTAGGGGTCAAAAGTCTGCCTAATACTGGTGGTCTGGATTGCTACACCAGTCCATCCGGATGGGATTTAATGGATTCGGCAGAGATCAGCAATAAAACCTCAAATCTCACAGGTTGGGATGCAACACTTGAAAGATCAACGCAGCCGAATTACTTGCAAGTGGATggagatattttggaaatgGACAGATCAACCCTTGAAGGTAATGATGCAGGCGATCTGACTTGGACTGAGACTCAATCTTCTATCAAATCAGTAGATTCCAGTGACTTTAGGATTTTACAGGAGGTAAAACACACATCTCCCTCTATTAGTCCTCTTTCAGAGGTTCAGACTGAAAACAGACTCGCAGGTGTCACAGGATAA
- the tbr1a gene encoding T-box brain protein 1 isoform X1 codes for MHLHQLPSSSGLTEKRTSVDDDFTCNIGPGEDRVSSSGDSLESEPPLKRFSTGIGNTSHDLTDVRDEDRRARDTARNDGESIDKCLLPDSTQARGDYVSSSDMFLYSGQQHVAPALPAFSGHYVTPHPVIASGQYNGLSYAYSQAYGQTYANNSADYPFHSVPGKAQVYLCNRALWFKFHRHQTEMIVTKQGRRMFPFLSLSISGLDPARHYNIVVDVILADPNHWRFQGGKWVPCGKADTNVTANRVYMHTDSPNTGAHWMRQEISFSKLKLTNNKGAISNSTQMIVLQSLHKYQPRIHVIEIDENGEEASPDGAQTFTFPETQFMAVTAYQNTDVTQLKIDHNPFAKGFRDNYETSYIGCETDQLTPTSDAPRSHTLSASRYAMTNSLFQDQFLNSYTKSCFTTLASNTSSSDRVITLTNSPITQTQTQDSMTSGQRWFVSSSAAPSYEADINTAALFSYATVGVKSLPNTGGLDCYTSPSGWDLMDSAEISNKTSNLTGWDATLERSTQPNYLQVDGDILEMDRSTLEGNDAGDLTWTETQSSIKSVDSSDFRILQEVKHTSPSISPLSEVQTENRLAGVTG; via the exons ATGCACCTGCATCAACTGCCCTCATCCTCCGGACTGACCGAGAAACGGACGAGCGTGGACGATGATTTCACGTGCAACATCGGTCCGGGGGAGGACCGCGTCTCCTCCTCCGGTGACTCGCTGGAGAGCGAGCCTCCGCTGAAAAGATTCTCCACCGGGATAGGAAACACTTCACACGATTTGACGGACGTCAGAGATGAAGACAGGCGCGCTCGGGACACGGCAAGGAATGACGGTGAAAGTATCGACAAGTGTCTTTTACCGGACTCTACTCAAGCGCGGGGAGATTACGTCTCGTCGTCAGATATGTTCTTGTATTCTGGTCAGCAGCACGTTGCGCCCGCGCTCCCGGCGTTCTCGGGTCACTACGTAACACCTCACCCGGTCATCGCCAGCGGGCAGTATAACGGGCTGAGCTACGCGTACTCGCAGGCGTACGGACAAACTTACGCCAATAACAGCGCGGACTATCCGTTTCACTCGGTACCCGGTAAAGCTCAGGTTTACTTGTGTAACCGGGCTCTTTGGTTCAAATTTCACAGACACCAAACAGAAATGATTGTTACTAAACAGGGCCG ACGAATGTTCCCGTTTCTAAGTTTAAGTATTTCTGGTCTTGACCCAGCGCGTCATTATAATATCGTTGTGGATGTCATTTTGGCGGATCCGAACCACTGGAGGTTCCAAGGAGGAAAGTGGGTTCCTTGTGGCAAAGCGGACACTAATGTTACAG cAAACCGAGTGTACATGCACACGGACTCTCCAAACACCGGTGCGCACTGGATGCGTCAGGAGATCTCCTTCAGCAAACTGAAGCTGACAAACAACAAAGGAGCTATTAGCAACTCCACACAG ATGATCGTCCTGCAATCTCTCCACAAGTATCAACCGAGAATACATGTGATCGAAATAGACGAGAACGGAGAGGAAGCAAGTCCTGATGGAGCGCAAACCTTCACCTTTCCCGAGACGCAGTTCATGGCTGTCACAGCTTACCAGAACACTGAT GTAACGCAGCTGAAAATTGATCACAATCCGTTTGCTAAAGGCTTTCGAGACAATTATGAGAC AAGTTACATCGGCTGCGAGACTGACCAGTTGACCCCCACATCCGATGCTCCGCGCTCTCACACCCTGTCTGCATCCCGGTACGCAATGACAAATTCTTTATTCCAAGACCAGTTTCTCAACAGTTACACTAAATCTTGTTTTACAACTCTTGCTTCTAACACTTCTTCTTCTGACCGAGTAATCACATTAACCAACAGCCCCATAACCCAGACACAAACTCAAGACAGCATGACGTCTGGCCAGCGCTGGTTTGTTTCCTCCTCAGCTGCTCCATCATATGAAGCTGATATTAACACAGCAGCTCTGTTTTCTTACGCTACAGTAGGGGTCAAAAGTCTGCCTAATACTGGTGGTCTGGATTGCTACACCAGTCCATCCGGATGGGATTTAATGGATTCGGCAGAGATCAGCAATAAAACCTCAAATCTCACAGGTTGGGATGCAACACTTGAAAGATCAACGCAGCCGAATTACTTGCAAGTGGATggagatattttggaaatgGACAGATCAACCCTTGAAGGTAATGATGCAGGCGATCTGACTTGGACTGAGACTCAATCTTCTATCAAATCAGTAGATTCCAGTGACTTTAGGATTTTACAGGAGGTAAAACACACATCTCCCTCTATTAGTCCTCTTTCAGAGGTTCAGACTGAAAACAGACTCGCAGGTGTCACAGGATAA